A genomic segment from Bradyrhizobium sp. ISRA430 encodes:
- a CDS encoding DUF3175 domain-containing protein yields the protein MAQVRKTTHSRKSGARKTVRRKKTSSARRGTTARKTARRAAPKRWSQRVTKESDALDLKRGVFKLSSPKKIAASLKRSAEHSSRRKSGAYRSAVSMLTFYINRAGKTLPKTQRTRLERAKMELKRAFGRE from the coding sequence ATGGCTCAGGTCAGAAAGACGACACATTCGCGAAAAAGCGGTGCGCGCAAGACGGTGCGCCGAAAGAAAACGAGCAGCGCAAGGCGCGGCACAACCGCGCGCAAAACGGCTAGGCGCGCCGCGCCAAAACGCTGGTCGCAGCGCGTGACGAAGGAAAGCGACGCGCTCGATCTCAAGCGCGGCGTGTTCAAGCTCTCGAGTCCGAAGAAGATCGCGGCGTCACTGAAGCGTTCCGCCGAACACAGCTCGCGCCGCAAGTCCGGCGCCTATCGCTCGGCGGTGTCGATGCTGACCTTCTATATCAACCGCGCCGGCAAGACCCTGCCAAAGACGCAGCGCACGCGACTGGAGCGCGCCAAGATGGAGTTGAAGCGCGCGTTCGGGAGGGAGTGA
- a CDS encoding MFS transporter produces MELQQSPALNLGPAASVATASDRIVETSIPSRLDALPWSGFHTRVVLALGITWILDGLEVTLAGALSGALKQSPTLLFSNLDLGIANSAYLAGAVLGALGFGWLTDRIGRKKLFFITLAVYLSATAATAASWDIASYALFRFLTGAGIGGEYTAINSTIQELVPARYRGWTDLVINGSFWIGAAMGAVAAIVLLDPAFIGPDLGWRFAYLIGATIGLVVLLMRMWIPESPRWLMIHGRPDQAHAIVDEIEGSVVGHRQDDREDFVKVRLRMRDHTPIGEVVHTLFSAYRQRALVGLVLMSAQAFFYNAIFFTFALVLTDFYGISADHVGWYILPFAAGNFLGPLLLGRLFDTLGRRTMIMFTYGVSGLLLALSGYLFSIGALSAQGQTIAWMVIFFFASPAASAAYLTVSETFPLEVRALAIAVFYAVGTGIGGVIGPALFGALIDTGSRTSVFAGYLLGAVLMIAAAIVAWRYAVSAERKSLEHIARPLAFME; encoded by the coding sequence ATGGAATTGCAGCAGAGCCCAGCGCTGAATCTTGGTCCTGCGGCCTCGGTAGCAACCGCGTCCGATCGCATCGTCGAGACCAGCATACCTTCACGGCTCGACGCGCTGCCGTGGAGTGGTTTTCACACGCGCGTCGTGCTGGCGCTCGGCATCACCTGGATCCTCGACGGCCTCGAGGTGACGCTGGCAGGCGCGCTCTCCGGCGCGTTAAAGCAGAGCCCGACGCTGCTTTTCTCCAACCTCGATCTCGGCATCGCCAATTCCGCCTATCTCGCCGGCGCCGTTCTCGGCGCGCTCGGCTTCGGCTGGCTCACCGACCGCATCGGCCGCAAGAAACTGTTTTTCATCACGCTCGCGGTTTATCTCTCGGCAACCGCCGCAACCGCGGCCTCCTGGGACATCGCAAGCTACGCGCTGTTCCGCTTCCTCACCGGCGCCGGTATCGGTGGCGAATACACTGCGATCAACTCGACGATCCAGGAGCTGGTGCCGGCGCGCTATCGCGGCTGGACCGATCTCGTCATCAACGGCAGCTTCTGGATCGGCGCGGCGATGGGCGCGGTGGCGGCCATCGTGCTGCTCGATCCCGCTTTCATCGGTCCCGATCTCGGCTGGCGCTTCGCTTATCTGATCGGCGCGACCATCGGCCTTGTCGTGCTGTTGATGCGAATGTGGATCCCGGAGAGCCCGCGCTGGCTGATGATCCACGGCCGTCCCGACCAGGCCCATGCGATCGTCGACGAGATCGAAGGCTCGGTGGTCGGACATCGGCAGGATGACCGCGAAGATTTCGTCAAGGTTCGCCTGCGGATGCGCGACCACACGCCGATCGGTGAGGTCGTACACACGCTGTTTTCGGCGTATCGCCAGCGCGCGCTGGTCGGCCTCGTGCTGATGAGCGCGCAGGCCTTCTTCTACAACGCGATCTTCTTCACCTTCGCGCTGGTGTTGACCGACTTCTACGGCATCAGTGCCGATCATGTCGGCTGGTACATCCTGCCTTTCGCCGCGGGCAATTTCCTCGGCCCACTCCTACTTGGCCGCCTCTTCGATACGCTCGGCCGTCGCACCATGATCATGTTCACCTATGGCGTGTCCGGCCTGCTGCTCGCGCTGTCGGGTTATCTGTTCTCGATCGGCGCGCTCAGTGCGCAGGGCCAGACCATCGCCTGGATGGTGATCTTCTTCTTTGCCTCGCCGGCAGCGAGCGCGGCCTATCTCACCGTCAGCGAGACGTTTCCTCTCGAAGTCCGCGCGCTGGCGATTGCGGTGTTCTACGCGGTCGGCACCGGCATCGGCGGCGTGATCGGGCCGGCGCTGTTCGGCGCGTTGATCGACACCGGCTCGCGCACCAGCGTGTTCGCCGGCTATCTCTTGGGGGCGGTGCTGATGATCGCGGCCGCGATCGTGGCGTGGCGCTATGCCGTCTCCGCGGAGCGCAAATCGCTCGAACATATCGCGCGGCCGCTCGCCTTTATGGAGTAG
- the otsB gene encoding trehalose-phosphatase, which yields MKSDLAEIPLSDEPTIRDDREVPETVPVPHALVPHLGETAILLDIDGTLLDLMPTPREVWVPPGLSDTLNRLVERTSGALALVSGRSLNDIDLIFAPDIYRAVAGHGAEMRLSVDSEADDVHAPPLDKELKRRLAAIAKLSPGILLEDKGYSLALHYRLAPHAEKAIYEAVSLIRADLPNAPIEVLPGKFVCEIKHSGFTKASGVRELMKHEPFKGRRPIFIGDDVTDETVFAIMPDMDGLAFSVGRRAIGVSGHFDAPSDVREFLARLLDDARA from the coding sequence ATGAAATCAGACCTTGCGGAAATACCGTTGAGCGACGAACCAACCATACGCGATGACCGGGAAGTGCCGGAAACGGTGCCGGTGCCCCACGCGCTCGTGCCGCATCTCGGCGAGACCGCGATCCTGCTCGACATCGACGGCACGCTGCTCGACCTGATGCCGACGCCGCGCGAGGTCTGGGTACCGCCGGGCCTGTCCGATACGCTCAATCGCCTGGTGGAGCGCACGTCGGGCGCCTTGGCGCTGGTCAGCGGTCGCTCGCTCAACGACATCGACCTGATCTTCGCGCCCGATATCTATCGCGCTGTCGCCGGTCACGGCGCGGAAATGCGCCTGTCCGTGGACAGTGAAGCGGACGACGTGCACGCGCCGCCGCTGGACAAGGAATTGAAGCGCCGGCTGGCTGCGATCGCCAAGCTCAGCCCGGGCATTCTGCTCGAGGACAAGGGCTATTCGCTGGCACTGCACTACCGCCTCGCGCCGCATGCGGAGAAGGCGATCTATGAAGCGGTGTCGCTGATCCGCGCCGACCTGCCCAATGCGCCGATCGAGGTGCTGCCCGGCAAGTTCGTCTGCGAAATCAAGCATTCCGGCTTCACCAAGGCGAGCGGCGTGCGCGAGCTGATGAAGCACGAGCCTTTCAAGGGCCGCCGTCCGATCTTCATCGGGGACGACGTTACCGACGAAACCGTGTTCGCCATCATGCCCGACATGGATGGGCTCGCTTTCTCGGTGGGCCGCCGCGCCATCGGCGTGAGTGGTCACTTCGATGCACCGAGCGACGTGCGTGAGTTCCTCGCGCGTTTGCTCGATGATGCACGAGCCTGA
- a CDS encoding trehalose-6-phosphate synthase, which produces MNLVVVSNRVARGKPNEPMTGGLAAALLPVVEHSGAIWVGSSGRVRDGHQKEPFAEIEALGTGALATLDLPAAHYGGYYEGFANSALWPALHSRSDLIRVSQGDYLSYREVNAFMARALLRFRKTRTAFWVQDYHFLALGAELRELGVDDPIGFFLHTPWPVAAVMQGVPNHRELITAMLAYDLLGFQTEVDRQNFLGYVAGELGLTVEDGIALSQHGRTRCEVFPIGIDAEKFAQYAAKSVSHPDVSRLRRSLNGERLAIGVDRLDYSKGLVNRISAFDRLWSEQPQLLRSISLLQIANPSRGGIEAYGNLQNEVARLVTDVNGRHGEVDWTPIRYLNKGFSQAVLAGLYRTAQVGVVTPLHDGMNLVAKEYVAAQNPADPGVLVLSKFAGAANELDTALLVNPHDIDGMARAIAIAAAMPLTERKMRWDAMMKKLRGHTIQQWSADFVAELEKSRTQKAAVAPLAAQPPQALRWLKSAISGVRLI; this is translated from the coding sequence GTGAATCTTGTCGTCGTTTCGAACCGCGTCGCGCGCGGCAAACCTAATGAACCCATGACGGGCGGTCTTGCGGCTGCCTTGCTTCCGGTGGTGGAGCATTCAGGCGCGATCTGGGTGGGTTCCTCGGGTCGCGTGCGCGACGGCCATCAGAAGGAACCGTTCGCCGAGATCGAGGCACTCGGCACGGGTGCCCTGGCGACGCTGGATCTGCCGGCGGCGCATTACGGCGGCTATTACGAAGGTTTCGCCAATTCGGCGCTGTGGCCGGCGCTGCACTCGCGCAGCGACCTGATCCGCGTCTCTCAAGGCGACTATCTCAGCTATCGCGAAGTCAACGCGTTCATGGCGCGCGCACTGCTGCGCTTCCGGAAAACGCGGACCGCGTTCTGGGTGCAGGACTATCATTTCCTCGCGCTCGGCGCGGAACTGCGCGAGCTCGGCGTCGACGATCCGATCGGCTTCTTCCTGCATACCCCGTGGCCGGTGGCCGCGGTAATGCAGGGCGTGCCGAATCATCGTGAGCTGATTACGGCAATGCTGGCCTATGATCTCCTCGGCTTCCAGACCGAGGTGGATCGCCAGAATTTCCTCGGCTATGTCGCCGGCGAGCTGGGCCTCACCGTCGAGGATGGAATCGCGCTCTCGCAGCATGGACGCACGCGCTGCGAGGTGTTCCCGATCGGCATCGATGCGGAGAAGTTCGCGCAGTATGCCGCAAAATCGGTCTCGCATCCTGACGTATCGCGATTGCGCCGCAGCCTCAACGGCGAGCGGCTCGCCATCGGCGTCGACCGGCTCGACTATTCCAAGGGCCTCGTCAACCGCATCAGCGCGTTTGACCGGCTCTGGAGCGAGCAGCCGCAACTCTTGCGCAGCATCTCGTTGCTGCAGATCGCCAATCCCTCGCGCGGCGGCATCGAAGCCTATGGCAATCTCCAGAACGAGGTCGCGCGCCTCGTCACCGACGTCAACGGCCGTCACGGCGAGGTCGACTGGACCCCGATCCGCTACTTGAACAAAGGCTTCAGTCAGGCCGTGCTCGCTGGCCTCTATCGCACCGCGCAGGTCGGTGTGGTGACACCGCTGCATGACGGCATGAACCTGGTTGCCAAGGAGTATGTTGCCGCCCAGAACCCGGCGGATCCCGGCGTGCTGGTGCTGTCGAAATTCGCCGGCGCCGCCAACGAGCTCGACACGGCGCTGCTGGTCAATCCGCATGACATCGACGGCATGGCGCGCGCGATCGCGATCGCGGCCGCGATGCCGCTCACCGAGCGCAAGATGCGCTGGGACGCGATGATGAAGAAGCTGCGCGGCCACACCATCCAGCAATGGTCCGCCGACTTCGTCGCCGAGCTCGAGAAGAGCCGCACCCAGAAAGCGGCCGTCGCGCCGCTCGCCGCCCAACCGCCGCAAGCGCTGCGCTGGCTGAAGTCGGCGATTTCGGGCGTGAGGTTGATCTAG
- a CDS encoding LysR family transcriptional regulator substrate-binding protein, translating to MTDLEAIREHAEVLRRGDRGVLKIAAPPHTIESVLARFLPQYAERFPNVNVELIEALGAEQTAMLERGEVHVGIRLEQGGPRFESRVLPPAEALAACATSLELGHAGFIDITRLASYPLLLLDPGYSIRRLFDAACRLADVEPNIVLESRAPHTLLAMAEVGQGVAIIPSLQRTDRYALRIVRVTHGRKPIRERVAIQWDRRRRLPSYAVAFCETLADYMHTILPITHPTKTNEAGGRRQLVSRSFHGNEKGRIRPNR from the coding sequence ATGACCGATCTCGAAGCTATCCGCGAACACGCGGAGGTCCTTCGGCGCGGAGACAGGGGAGTGCTGAAAATCGCCGCGCCACCGCACACGATCGAGAGTGTGCTGGCGAGATTCCTTCCTCAATACGCTGAGCGCTTTCCCAACGTAAATGTAGAGCTGATTGAAGCACTCGGTGCTGAACAGACAGCGATGCTTGAACGCGGGGAAGTTCATGTGGGCATCAGACTTGAACAAGGGGGTCCCCGCTTCGAGAGCCGCGTCCTGCCACCAGCTGAGGCCTTGGCGGCTTGCGCGACATCCCTAGAGCTAGGCCATGCAGGTTTCATAGACATCACCCGCCTTGCCTCTTATCCGTTGCTGCTACTGGATCCCGGCTATTCCATCCGAAGGCTGTTCGACGCAGCGTGCCGCCTCGCGGACGTCGAGCCCAATATTGTGCTCGAGAGTCGTGCACCGCACACGCTGCTCGCTATGGCGGAGGTTGGGCAGGGTGTGGCGATTATCCCCTCCCTTCAGCGAACGGACCGATACGCTTTGCGAATTGTCCGCGTAACGCATGGCCGCAAGCCAATTCGAGAAAGAGTTGCAATTCAATGGGACAGGCGCCGCCGGCTTCCTTCTTACGCCGTCGCCTTTTGCGAAACGCTGGCCGATTATATGCATACAATCCTCCCAATCACACATCCTACCAAGACCAATGAGGCAGGTGGGCGGAGGCAATTAGTCTCTCGGAGTTTTCACGGCAACGAAAAGGGCCGGATACGCCCCAATCGCTGA